From Prevotella melaninogenica, the proteins below share one genomic window:
- a CDS encoding glycosyltransferase family 2 protein: protein MPKISILVAVYNTAAYLPQCLDSLLSQTLKDIEVLCVDDASTDKSLEILHQYAEKDERVKVFALKENHGIGYARNMALSNASGDYICFVDSDDWLASTALEKVCEAFTDEVDSVLFQVVHHYANGEEKVFPMPHFDTLSGAEAFKESLTWKIHGVYAIRGDIHHTYPYDDTLLTYSDENVTRIHYLKSRKVAFCEGVYYYRQHTSSTTHNISVRRFDFLLANESMRCQLLSLGASEETLRCFETVRWLNLVGLYMFYYLHRHELSLTDRQHGLSVMHHVWQTINLKQVNPSIKRKFGYMPLRCSWHLFRLQEEAYFWLRGIVGKNK from the coding sequence ATGCCAAAGATTAGTATACTTGTAGCCGTTTATAACACAGCAGCTTACCTACCGCAATGCCTTGACTCGCTGTTGTCGCAGACCTTGAAGGACATAGAGGTTCTTTGTGTCGATGATGCGTCAACGGATAAGTCTTTGGAGATTCTACATCAGTATGCTGAAAAGGACGAGCGTGTGAAGGTTTTTGCGCTAAAAGAGAACCACGGAATAGGCTATGCTCGGAACATGGCACTGTCCAATGCCTCCGGAGATTATATCTGTTTTGTGGACAGTGACGACTGGTTGGCTTCAACGGCACTTGAGAAAGTATGTGAAGCCTTCACCGATGAGGTTGATTCCGTACTCTTTCAGGTTGTTCATCATTATGCGAATGGAGAGGAAAAGGTCTTTCCTATGCCTCATTTCGACACGTTGTCAGGCGCAGAGGCTTTTAAGGAAAGCCTCACATGGAAGATACATGGTGTGTATGCAATTAGAGGAGATATCCACCATACCTATCCTTATGACGACACACTTCTGACCTATAGCGATGAGAATGTAACTCGTATTCATTATCTAAAGTCTCGCAAAGTAGCTTTTTGTGAGGGTGTTTATTATTATCGACAGCACACTTCTTCCACAACACATAACATCAGTGTTCGCCGTTTCGACTTTCTCTTAGCGAACGAGAGTATGCGTTGTCAGCTCCTTTCTTTGGGTGCATCAGAGGAGACTCTTCGTTGTTTTGAGACGGTGAGATGGCTCAATTTAGTGGGTCTTTACATGTTCTATTACCTTCATCGCCATGAACTCTCCCTAACCGACCGCCAGCATGGTTTGTCAGTCATGCACCATGTTTGGCAAACTATCAATCTAAAACAAGTAAACCCTTCAATCAAAAGAAAATTCGGTTATATGCCCCTCCGCTGTTCGTGGCATCTTTTCCGTTTGCAGGAGGAGGCTTACTTTTGGTTGAGGGGGATTGTAGGGAAGAATAAATAG
- a CDS encoding pilus assembly protein N-terminal domain-containing protein: MEMKSIFKTMVMAALCLGTVTLASCSDDNGDKNTGLKFSTTTVNVAPSASANVTIGNGTQPFTVKSTDEKVATVKVDKNVMTVTGVKEGKASITVTDKNKRFGTISVNVITPLAFDKTSLNIAIGKEDVVNIKTGQAPYTVNVKDSKIATATVKDAKITIKGVKAGTTTVNVLDKNKLAGTITVTVK, translated from the coding sequence ATGGAAATGAAAAGTATTTTCAAAACAATGGTGATGGCAGCTCTCTGCCTTGGTACAGTAACTCTCGCATCTTGCAGTGATGACAATGGTGACAAAAACACTGGTCTGAAGTTCAGTACTACTACAGTTAATGTGGCTCCCAGTGCCTCTGCAAACGTAACTATTGGTAACGGAACCCAACCTTTCACAGTTAAATCTACTGACGAAAAGGTTGCTACCGTTAAGGTTGACAAGAATGTCATGACCGTTACAGGTGTCAAGGAGGGCAAGGCTTCCATTACAGTTACCGACAAGAACAAGCGCTTCGGAACTATCTCTGTCAATGTAATTACTCCACTTGCCTTTGACAAGACAAGCTTAAACATTGCCATTGGCAAGGAGGATGTTGTTAACATCAAAACAGGTCAGGCTCCATACACGGTTAACGTGAAGGATAGTAAGATTGCTACTGCTACCGTTAAGGATGCTAAGATTACCATCAAGGGCGTGAAAGCAGGAACAACAACTGTTAACGTGCTTGATAAGAACAAGCTGGCAGGTACAATAACCGTAACTGTAAAGTAA